In Numenius arquata chromosome 3, bNumArq3.hap1.1, whole genome shotgun sequence, one genomic interval encodes:
- the LOC141463478 gene encoding uncharacterized protein gives MADPSPPLRPAPRFLTSPLSARSACARGVGSCRRFRGEAARRGARATAMVPAGARGRRAGGGRGLALAAEVERLHRCEQCGKAFAQAGALAKHRRVHTGEKPYRCPVCAKAFALSSGLVLHKRTHTGERPHACLLCGKAFISSSHLALHLRSHTGERKYQCPICGKLFLQSSHLVRHKAIHTGERPFKCEDCGKLFGRSSHLTTHRRVHTGERPFKCLQCEKAFTQKAGLVLHVRLHTGERPYKCEKCGKNFRSSAHLMSHQVLESGERNFKCSTCGKAFKQASSLKQHLKTHEVREPQCCSVCSRAFSRSSYLQLHMRTHSGERPYHCLVCNRTYAKISTFEKHCKKHQQDEERPDARPRPVTTRAKALTQKKKQEHKQQHRHDSLEQPHQPDPKQQQAGKL, from the coding sequence ATGGCGGACCCGAGCCCGCCCTTGAGGCCTGCACCTCGCTTCCTGACGTCACCATTGAGCGCCCGCAGCGCATGCGCGCGGGGCGTGGGCTCGTGCCGCCGCTTCCGGGGTgaggcggcgcggcgcggcgcgcggGCCACCGCTATGGTGCCGGCTGGGGCGCGGGGCcgccgggcggggggcgggcggggcttGGCGCTCGCCGCCGAGGTGGAGCGGCTCCACAGGTGCGAGCAGTGCGGGAAGGCCTTCGCGCAGGCCGGCGCCCTGGCCAAGCACCGCCGGGTCCACACCGGCGAGAAGCCCTACCGCTGCCCGGTCTGTGCCAAGGCCTTTGCCCTCTCCTCGGGGCTGGTCCTCCACAAGCGCACCCACACCGGAGAGCGACCCCATGCTTGCTTGCTCTGTGGCAAGGCCTTCATCTCCTCGTCGCACCTTGCCCTCCACCTCCGCTCCCACACAGGCGAGCGGAAGTACCAGTGCCCCATCTGTGGGAAGCTCTTTCTCCAGTCCTCCCACCTGGTGCGCCACAAGGCCATCCACACTGGTGAGAGGCCCTTCAAGTGTGAGGACTGTGGCAAGCTCTTCGGGCGTTCCTCGCACCTCACGACCCACCGCCGCGTGCACACAGGTGAGAGGCCTTTCAAGTGCCTGCAGTGTGAGAAGGCCTTCACACAGAAAGCTGGGCTGGTCCTCCATGTCCGCCTGCACACTGGGGAACGGCCCTACAAGTGCGAAAAGTGTGGGAAGAACTTCCGCTCCTCTGCCCACCTCATGTCACACCAGGTTCTCGAGTCAGGCGAGAGAAACTTCAAGTGCTCCACCTGTGGGAAGGCCTTCAAGCAGGCGTCATCTCTTAAGCAGCATCTGAAGACCCACGAGGTACGCGAGCCTCAGTGCTGCTCGGTCTGCAGCCGAGCCTTTTCCAGGTCTTCTTACCTCCAGCTTCACATGAGAACACACAGTGGGGAGCGGCCATACCACTGTTTGGTTTGCAACCGGACATATGCCAAAATTTCAACCTTTGAAAAACATTGTAAAAAGCACCAGCAGGATGAAGAGAGACCTGATGCTCGACCCAGGCCTGTGACCACTAGGGCAAAAGCACTaactcaaaagaaaaagcaggaacacaaacagcagCACCGACATGACAGCCTCGAGCAACCTCACCAGCCTGACCCaaaacagcagcaggcaggaaagcTGTAA
- the S100B gene encoding protein S100-B isoform X2: MSELEKDMITITDAFHRYSGKEGNKHKLKESELKELINHELTHFLEEIKDQETADKVMEALDSDENAECDFQEFVAFVVMVSAACHEFIEHE; encoded by the exons ATGTCGGAGCTGGAAAAGGACATGATCACCATCACTGATGCCTTCCACCGGTACTCAGGAAAGGAGGGAAACAAGCACAAGCTGAAGGAATCAGAACTAAAGGAGCTCATTAACCATGAGTTGACCCATTTCCTTG AGGAGATCAAAGACCAGGAGACTGCGGACAAAGTCATGGAGGCTCTGGACAGCGATGAGAATGCAGAGTGTGACTTCCAGGAGTTTGTAGCATTCGTTGTGATGGTCAGCGCTGCTTGCCATGAGTTCATTGAGCATGAGTGA
- the S100B gene encoding protein S100-B isoform X1 produces MSELEKDMITITDAFHRYSGKEGNKHKLKESELKELINHELTHFLGLSIEIKDQETADKVMEALDSDENAECDFQEFVAFVVMVSAACHEFIEHE; encoded by the exons ATGTCGGAGCTGGAAAAGGACATGATCACCATCACTGATGCCTTCCACCGGTACTCAGGAAAGGAGGGAAACAAGCACAAGCTGAAGGAATCAGAACTAAAGGAGCTCATTAACCATGAGTTGACCCATTTCCTTGGTCTAAGTATT GAGATCAAAGACCAGGAGACTGCGGACAAAGTCATGGAGGCTCTGGACAGCGATGAGAATGCAGAGTGTGACTTCCAGGAGTTTGTAGCATTCGTTGTGATGGTCAGCGCTGCTTGCCATGAGTTCATTGAGCATGAGTGA